The sequence aattatattccaGTTGGAGGAGGAATACCTCCTTGGCTATGGGAAGTAGAAGTATTTGAGGGACTGTGTAAGCTGGTCTCCTTGTACACAAACCATGCATTTCCTCCCCAAAGTATCATATTCAGAAAGCCAAAGATCACAGATGCATTTAGGGATCCCATACTAGTCACAGAGCCAAAATGACATATCACTCCTTGTTGATTACAAGGCAGAAGTTCCTGGACAATATTGCGACCAGTAGCTGTTTTAATATCTGTAAGAGCTTTAGCCCAGGCTGAAGTGCTCACCAACCACAAAAAAGTGGCAACAAGAGTAACAACGAAGTCAACCatgggaagttttcgactatcaCGATACAGGTTCGTGTAACCAACATAGAGCAGCGATGCAGTACAGGAAGACAAAGACTGCAAAAGTAACATAGAATTGTGCAGAAGAAGAGTTATCTCCGATAAGGACATGATTTTTCCAATCTACATCACACATATTTACACCTTGAGGTGCCTGAAATGATGCTTCATTCAACCTGAATGGATAACCAATAGTAGCTGTAATCGTTTTATTGTCAGAAACTGAAGGATGACAAGCCACTTGAATTTCTGTTTTGCCCTTAAAACCTCCACAGGTGGCAAAAGCAAAGATAGAAGCAATCCACTCGAGGACCTTGCTGAAGCCGAGCGGCTCCTTGAGCGGGTTGAGGTTGAGCTGGAAGGAGGACATCctctgagggaaggagggaaagagagtcAGGACgatggggtggaggaggagggggacagaTGAGACAGAGCTGCCCGGCCACGAGAAAGGGCAAGCGGGGCGGGCCTATCAATTCTTTAGTATGTATTTAAAAGGTATTTGTCTCAAATCTGATTGTATATGGTTTGTACAACTAGGAGGAATGAATACTcaatggtataattttttttttcttctgaggctactgttCTTAAATCAGTTAAGAAGGACCtccttttatgtattttctccctactgaatgtctttttttggctttttaactATCTTacaagttgttaaatatttatgcaattttatttaaaaagtattgattttattaaacttatttgaatcttttctgtcttcttagggGAAGCAAAAGCAAATGCCCCGTGTGTTATATTTATTGATGAGTTAGATTCTGTTGGTGGGAAGCGAATTGAATCTCCAATGCATCCATATTCACGGCAGACCATAAATCAGCTTCTTGCTGAAATGGATGGGTAATTGAGCCTTCCTCTGTCTTTACGATTTGGTGATATATTTGGTAGCATACCAGAGATaggaaaaattttatgtttataggCAACAGAGTAGTCCCTCGTGCAAGAAGTAAAGACAAGCTGTTTTGACTATTGTGTTGTTTTTACTAATGGGATCATTGATAATTGTTATATCAATttctcttaaattaaaaaataggtttTTCATTTACTGTAGTATGACAGGAAAGCAGTGATTCCAGCTGAAAGTAGTAGTCCCTTTGGAGATGTAAAGGGAGAATACCCTAATCCCTGCACTGTTTGTGACTAGCTTTGGGTGTTGCTGTAGatcaaaaaaatgtttcttaaagtcATATAAGGCATTCTGGAAGTCTAGGAGCAAATAATTTGAATTGgtaaacttgaaaataatttttcaaaaattagtcAGGGACTCAAGCTTTTTGTGTCAGGTCATCTCTTCCTAACTTGAAAAATTATTATGAAGGTATGTAACCACAGATGATTTGGTGATTTAttattaacagttttattgaagtgcactggcattttaaaaaacaattagagATGCCTTATCATTTTGGGCATTAAAAAGATCAATCCCTTTTCTTTGCTGTTAGTAAGATTAATGATAAACAGTTTTGCATAGAACATTTCTACGTGTgtgctgttttaattttcaatgaaaaggtacttttttttttttaaatagttttaaaccCAACGAAGGAGTTATCATCATAGGAGCCACAAACTTCCCAGAGGCATTAGATAAGtaagtattaaaatttttgtgaTATATTCTAGAATAGTgatgaactttaaaaacattgtgctaagtgaaggaaACCCATCACAAAacatcacatattatatgattgcttttatatgaaatgtctagaataagcAGATCCATAGCAACAGAAAGTaatttagtggttgccagaggttggggaAAATGGGGAATAACTGCCAGTAGATTTGGGGTTTCTTTCagctggaggaggggggaggggtaaaaattctctaaaattagattgtggtgatggttgggcaactctgaatatattaaaaaccactgggttacactaccaaatgtaagatagatagctagtgggaagcagctgcaaagcacagggagatcagctcagtgctttgtgaccacctagaggggtgggatagggagggtgggagggaggagcaagagggaggggatttggggatatatgtatacatatagctgattcactttgttatacagcagaaactaacacaacattgtaaagcaaattataccccaataacgatgttaaaaaaaaaacaaaacactgggtTATCGACTTCAAATTCTATGATATGAAAattgtatctcagtaaagctgctaAAAGAATCTTCTCACAACTTAAACATCACAAAGCTtttgggtggggggtggagaggatttttagaataaaatttactatagtttaacatttttattggttttattatATAGAAGTTATTCATACTTTCATTTGATCTAATAGTTAGTTCTTGCCTAAGACTCTAGTTTAACATTTCGTACTTAATAGCAGTAAGATGGATGTGTAGCTCTCATAATAGATTGCTGTAGAATTATTTGTTCCTTGACTGGCTGACTTGCATGTCTTTGTCTCTCAAGGGTTGTATGCTATCTAGATGCACACATTTATCTATATGAACCTTTGTTCTGCCTTCCGGTTATTGAAACTGTTATTTGAGCCACGTTTTATAAGGAACTAATCTGAATATTtatgttcaaaataaatattgGTTGCCATTGTCTTTCCATCTTCTCTTTAGGATGTCAGTCCTGTTTAACTTGACCTTCAGCACAGTCatcttattaatttatattttctttctgtattctcGCTTTAGCGCCTTAATACGTCCTGGTCGTTTTGACATGCAGGTTACAGTTCCAAGGCCAGATGTAAAAGGTCGAACAGAAATCTTGAAGTGGtatctcaataaaataaagtttgatCAGTGTAAGTCTAATTCAGTGATACAGACATTATCTCCATAAAATGGTAATATATCAATCCACCCTGTTTGTGGTCCTTACTCAGGATGTCTTAAAAGACAAATTCCtttaaatgtctatttttctctcctcttgttTGTCCATAAAGTCCATTTCTCAATTATTGTGTATCCAGAGATTCTGTCATTTTGAATCCCGATTATAAAGAAAGTTTTGTTTTGAGTACTGAGATAGATAATACTTGATGAATCTATGTATAAATGTTTCTTTAgatgaatgtaaaatataaaataatataaaaagcacCTGTATATTATGAGCATAGTACCTCATGATATAGTCACTTTGGGGCCAAAAGAGGGGAAGcaaactataaaacaaaacacatggaAATATTATGGAACCACCTGAGTAATAAAAGCAGCTATTAAAGCTGCAGTCTTTTCAAAGATATCTGAATCAATTCATAAAACCAAATATGTTTCCGATAATAAGGGGGGCTTTTATGTCCAAAGTTATTTCAAGATgaaattctgaaaacaaaatgttGTCTATGAACGTGCGTTTTCAGTTTGTGGTTAGGCCATAATTAAAGGTTTGTAAATCGTTATCTGGCAACTCTACCTTTCTTTGTTTATCACAAACTTATTTAAATATAAGAACTTTTGTGATTTGTCCCAATGACAATTTTAATGGTGTGTTTAATAGCACTTTTGGCTTTTTCCTCTTAGAATTTAGTGAATTAAGCTTTTGTAAAATTACAGTTCATgatggctattttcttttttcttttgcaatgtGAGTTCTTTATGAAGAGCCTTTTATTAGCTCTTCTGAAATTTTAATATTCTGTCCTGTCTGCATATAGCTGTTGATCCAGAAATCATAGCTCGAGGTACTGTTGGATTTTCTGGAGCAGAGTTGGAGAATCTTGTGAACCAAGCTGCTTTAAAGGCAGCTGTTGATGGAAAAGAAATGGTTACCATGAAGGAACTAGAGTTTTCCAAAGATAAAATCCTAATgggtaggttttctttttttcttctttttttttccctatcttATACTGTTCATTATGTTAGAGaaaaaattctttgttttttaaattgccaCTTGGTAATTTTTGGTTTGGTGgtaattcactcttttttttttttttttttttatttattggctgcattgggtcttcgttgctgcatgcgggctttctctagttgcagcgagcgggggctactcttcattgtggtgcatgggcttctcattacggtggcttctcttcttgtggaacatgggctctaggtgcgtgggcttcagtagttgtggcttgcgggctctagaactcaggctcagtagttgtggcgcacgggcttagttgctccgtggcatgtggagtcttcctggaccagagctcgaacccgtgtcccttgcattggcaggcggattcttaaccactgcgccaccagggaagtacgaGAAAAAAACTCTTAATTTTGAGAGAaagtttataaaaaagaaaggtatAGAAACATGCAAATATGTACTCAAACAGCCACACAGTTTGGCCTCTTATAGAACAAATATATTATAACTTATATTACACTCTTTGGGGGGCATGAGTGCCCATTTCTTTCCTCTTGTCTGATATTGCTGATAAAAGAATAGttaattttactgtttttcagtatttaatttttattttaaatcttgaatTGCCTTCAAAACAGGTTATGATATTCCTGTTAAattagaagtttattttctagaaatagaattaaGCTTTTCCTTTTGATATAAGGATTAAGATGATAGTTCTTACAGTTTGGTTTTCAGTTGACAAATTATGGTTTACATGTGTTGTAGAGTGGAGtctactcattttttaaactttcacacttttaaaatatttattaatgatatTAAATCATATTACTCCAAGAATGACTTTGAGGCAAAGGAgcttcattcatttaaatatacCTTCCTAATGGAGTATTTTACTGaagtaaatttttattcttaGGTCCTGAGCGTAGAAGTGTGGAAAttgataacaaaaacaaaacgatCACAGCATATCATGA comes from Balaenoptera ricei isolate mBalRic1 chromosome 2, mBalRic1.hap2, whole genome shotgun sequence and encodes:
- the LOC132358176 gene encoding LOW QUALITY PROTEIN: synaptophysin-like protein 1 (The sequence of the model RefSeq protein was modified relative to this genomic sequence to represent the inferred CDS: inserted 2 bases in 1 codon), with amino-acid sequence MSSFQLNLNPLKEPLGFSKVLEWIASIFAFATCGGFKGKTEIQVACHPSVSDNKTITATIGYPFRLNEASFQAPQGVNMCDVDWKNHVLIGDNSSSAQFYVTFAVFVFLYCIXLLYVGYTNLYRDSRKLPMVDFVVTLVATFLWLVSTSAWAKALTDIKTATGRNIVQELLPCNQQGVICHFGSVTSMGSLNASVIFGFLNMILWGGNAWFVYKETSLHSPSNTSTSHSQGGIPPPTGI